The sequence below is a genomic window from Methanosarcinales archaeon Met12.
AAAATGAGCAGTGGCAAGATAACCCATGTGTATACATCTGAACTGAAGATTGATAGATAGTCCATAGTTTATATCCCTAAATTTTGACATATGATGATGATTTCCGTTCGGAACACATTACACAGCACAGATATAGACTTTTCCATCCGTAATTAAGATACTGTTAACTCAAGGGTTTTTATGAAGGGAAGAACGCCCCTCGCAGAAACACGGAAGCGGTCTCAGAGCGAGATTATATCTGGATAACGGCGATATCACTCCAGATTCCGTCTTTTCGATCCCTGCACATGCTTCTCTTTGCCAACATCTTCGGTCCTTTCTCCCAGCAATTCCATCAGCCGTCCGCAACAAACAAGTTGTCTTACTCAGCATGCAACACCTCAACAGTGTTTCCACAGACATTGCATCTGTAGATTTGTATTTGTTCCTTCCTCCAATTCTTTTTCTTGTTCCTCGTCTTCCTCTAACAATAAAGCTTGGAATTCTCCTATATGTATCTTTTCTTCTTTTGCTAGGTCCAAGAGAATTTTCTTAATATTTTTGTTTTCAGTCAGAGCTGCCATTTGCTCATAAAGATTTATGGGTATTTCTGATAGCATATTTTCACCTCCAATTGTGAGGTTATGGATCGACCTGGCAGATACCATAATTACACAACACACAAGAGATATACGAATAAAGTTCGATTGCGCCCAACGCATCACGGCCAAACACACCAAATCACATCTGGATGAATGACAAAAATCCTGCTGGTGTTTTATGATGATATCATCAAATCGTGCATATGTGGCCTATCGCCCAGCTGCCTGATAAACAGGGGCACATCTAAAAGTGCAACCAAAACAATGCATAGGTATTGCCGTTCCTTGATTTATGCATGCCTGATAATAGAAGATTAGGCGGATAATTACTTATTTTCTAAGAAAGTTCGGGATGCCGATGATTTCCTAATTTTTTTAGGGTAACCGCAACCTTTTTATAGTATTAATTAGGAATACCTAAATCAAAAGGAGGCAATATTATGGAAGGAAGTCAAAAAATTTTAGTAGTTGTGATATTAGGTTTGTTGGTTGGGGGGACCGCATGGGCTATGCTAAGACCAGCAGAAGTCGTCGAGAAGACCGTGGAAGCTCAAATAGTCAATATCTACTCCGCTCGACACTATGGGATAGAACGCGCGTTTGACCAGTTCACCGAAGAGACCGGTATCGAGGTGCGATTCACTCATGCCACAGATCCTGCGCTTCGAGCGCGTCTAAAGGCTGAAGGGCGTTTTACGCCAGCCGATGTCTTCATGGCGATCGATGCCGGCAATCTCTGGCTGGCAGCTGAGGAAGGTCTTTTGCAGCCCATAGAGAGTGAGGTGCTGGAGCGTAATATCCCCGCCCACCTGCGAGATCCTGATGGCCACTGGTTCGCCCTGACCATGCGGGTACGCACCATCCTGTACCATCCCGACCGTGTCGATCCGGCCGAGCTTTCCACTTATGCGGCACTCGCTGACCCCAAATGGCGCGGACGTTTGGTCCTGAGGCCGGCTACCCATGTCTACACGCAGTCTCTGGTGGCCAGCCTGATCGCCGCCTACGGTGAAGCCCGGGCGGAGGAGATTGTGCGCGGATGGGTTGCTAACGACCCCATCTTAATCGACAGTGACACCCGCATCCTGGAGACCTTAGCCGCCGGTGGGGGCGATGTCGCCATCACCAACCACTACTACCTGGGGCGGCTCCTGAACGCTACTCCCGGGTTTCCGGTCCGCGTCTTCTGGGCACACCAGGGCGACCGGGGCGTTCATGCCAATATCGTCGGGGCCGGGGTCACCGCTCACGCCCCCAACAGGGAGAACGCGATCAAGTTGCTGGAGTGGTTAAGCAGCCCATCAGGGCAGAGGGCGTTTGCCGATGGGAACTTTGAGTTCCCGGTGAACCCTGCGGTGGAACCACATCCCCTCATCGCTGGCTTCGGCGCCTTCAGGGTAGACCCCATTAGCATAGCGGAGTTCGGTCGTCTGCAGCCTGCTGCCGTTCGCCTGCTTGATCGAGCAGGGTACAGGTAAATAAGGGTAAGGGCGCCGTTAAGACATTGCCAAAATCGCTAACGCCAATATTAACGTTTTGGTACAGGTAAATAAGGGCGCCGTTAAGACC
It includes:
- a CDS encoding Fe(3+) ABC transporter substrate-binding protein, whose translation is MEGSQKILVVVILGLLVGGTAWAMLRPAEVVEKTVEAQIVNIYSARHYGIERAFDQFTEETGIEVRFTHATDPALRARLKAEGRFTPADVFMAIDAGNLWLAAEEGLLQPIESEVLERNIPAHLRDPDGHWFALTMRVRTILYHPDRVDPAELSTYAALADPKWRGRLVLRPATHVYTQSLVASLIAAYGEARAEEIVRGWVANDPILIDSDTRILETLAAGGGDVAITNHYYLGRLLNATPGFPVRVFWAHQGDRGVHANIVGAGVTAHAPNRENAIKLLEWLSSPSGQRAFADGNFEFPVNPAVEPHPLIAGFGAFRVDPISIAEFGRLQPAAVRLLDRAGYR